A single region of the Lagopus muta isolate bLagMut1 chromosome 24, bLagMut1 primary, whole genome shotgun sequence genome encodes:
- the LOC125684248 gene encoding uncharacterized protein LOC125684248 isoform X2 — MQASHLRCLPRSGKPNKPHKLLTLQAERVSYRKPRGGAAPKGQAGNLSPVCGLRRAERGRKSPSCTELRAGLRQQQVKADGEQLGCSGPDYRGHKDKQSSAAGSAAEAELSFTRLPSSPAAADSPKLQLYLLANSTACSRQDVPRVGSFWLLCIGCEGSHGGQAQVWTSASRKATEPRSPCSTVG, encoded by the exons ATGCAGGCTTCACATCTGCGGTGCCTGCCGCGCTCGGGGAAGCCTAACAAGCCCCACAAGCTCTTAACTCTTCAGGCTGAACGTGTCAGCTACAGGAAACCACGCGGAGGGGCCGCGCCGAAGGGGCAGGCAGGAAATCTGAGCCCCGTCTGTGGGCTGCGCCGAGCCGAGCGAGGACGGAAGTcccccagctgcacagagctccgGGCCGGACTGCGTCAACAGCAGGTAAAGGcagatggggagcagctgggatgcTCAG GGCCAGACTACCGTGGGCACAAGGATAAGCAAAGCAGCGCCGCAGGAAGCGCggcagaggcagagctgagcttcACACGCCTCCCttcatctccagcagctgctgactCACCCAAATTACAGCTGTACCTGCTTGCtaacagcacagcctgctccagGCAGGACGTGCCGAGGGTGGGAAGCTTCTGG CTTCTTTGCATCGGCTGTGAAGGGAGCCATGGGGGACAAGCTCAGGTCTGGACCTCGGCGTCGAGGAAAGCGACTGAGCCACgcagcccctgcagcacagtgggCTGA
- the RABIF gene encoding guanine nucleotide exchange factor MSS4 translates to MAAACAEMEPAAAPPSSPPAAAPGSAGLVCAQGRNLKAVLCQRCGSRVLLPGAATFTCRELLLPAMRKKAAATADGSDGDVVREHWLVRDMFSFENVGFTRDVGNVKFLVCADCEAGPIGWHCVDDKDSFYVALERVAHE, encoded by the exons ATGGCGGCGGCCTGTGCGGAGATGGAGCCGGCGGCCGCgcctccttcttctcctcccGCAGCCGCGCCGGGATCGGCCGGGCTGGTGTGCGCGCAGGGCCGGAACCTGAAGGCGGTGCTGTGCCAGCGCTGCGGATCCCGGGTGCTGCTGCCCGGAGCCGCCACCTTCACCTGCCGCGAG ctgctgctgcccgccATGAGGAAGAAGGCGGCGGCGACGGCGGACGGCAGCGACGGGGACGTGGTGCGGGAGCACTGGCTGGTGCGCGACATGTTCTCCTTCGAGAACGTGGGCTTCACCCGCGACGTGGGCAACGTCAAGTTCCTGGTGTGCGCCGACTGCGAGGCCGGGCCCATCGGCTGGCACTGCGTGGACGACAAGGACAGCTTCTACGTGGCGCTGGAGCGCGTGGCCCACGAGTGA
- the LOC125684248 gene encoding uncharacterized protein LOC125684248 isoform X1: MQASHLRCLPRSGKPNKPHKLLTLQAERVSYRKPRGGAAPKGQAGNLSPVCGLRRAERGRKSPSCTELRAGLRQQQVKADGEQLGCSGPDYRGHKDKQSSAAGSAAEAELSFTRLPSSPAAADSPKLQLYLLANSTACSRQDVPRVGSFWVSVEADEEQPPVEHLESRRGFFASAVKGAMGDKLRSGPRRRGKRLSHAAPAAQWAEWKNTTCRDAQSYKAHLS, from the exons ATGCAGGCTTCACATCTGCGGTGCCTGCCGCGCTCGGGGAAGCCTAACAAGCCCCACAAGCTCTTAACTCTTCAGGCTGAACGTGTCAGCTACAGGAAACCACGCGGAGGGGCCGCGCCGAAGGGGCAGGCAGGAAATCTGAGCCCCGTCTGTGGGCTGCGCCGAGCCGAGCGAGGACGGAAGTcccccagctgcacagagctccgGGCCGGACTGCGTCAACAGCAGGTAAAGGcagatggggagcagctgggatgcTCAG GGCCAGACTACCGTGGGCACAAGGATAAGCAAAGCAGCGCCGCAGGAAGCGCggcagaggcagagctgagcttcACACGCCTCCCttcatctccagcagctgctgactCACCCAAATTACAGCTGTACCTGCTTGCtaacagcacagcctgctccagGCAGGACGTGCCGAGGGTGGGAAGCTTCTGGGTAAGTGTGGAGGCTGATGAGGAGCAGCCACCTGTGGAGCACTTGGAGAGCCGGCGAGG CTTCTTTGCATCGGCTGTGAAGGGAGCCATGGGGGACAAGCTCAGGTCTGGACCTCGGCGTCGAGGAAAGCGACTGAGCCACgcagcccctgcagcacagtgggCTGAATGGAAAAACACAACTTGCCGTGATGCTCAGAGCTACAAAGCACATCTTTCTTAA
- the LOC125684231 gene encoding tubulin alpha-8 chain, whose amino-acid sequence MRECISVHVGQAGVQIGNACWELYCLEHGIQPSGTMPSDRAIGGGDDSFNTFFSETGAGKHVPRAVFVDLEPAVIDEVRTGTYRQLFHPEQLISGKEDAANNYARGHYTVGKEIIDLVLERIRKLSDQCTGLQGFLIFHSFGGGTGSGFTSLLMERLSVDYGKKSKLEFAIYPAPQVSTAVVEPYNSILTTHTTLEHSDCAFMVDNEAIYDICRRNLDIERPTYTNLNRLIGQIVSSITASLRFDGALNVDLTEFQTNLVPYPRIHFPLVTYSPIISAEKAYHEQLSVSEITNACFEPSNQMVKCDPRHGKYMACCMLYRGDVVPKDVNAAIAAIKTKRTIQFVDWCPTGFKVGINYQPPTVVPGGDLAKVQRAVCMLSNTTAIAEAWARLDHKFDLMYAKRAFVHWYVGEGMEEGEFSEAREDLAALEKDYEEVGTDSMDGEDEGEEY is encoded by the exons ATG CGTGAGTGCATCTCAGTCCACGTGGGTCAGGCCGGGGTGCAGATTGGAAATGCGTGCTGGGAGCTGTACTGCCTGGAGCACGGCATCCAGCCCAGCGGGACCATGCCCAGCGACAGAGCCATCGGCGGAGGCGATGATTCCTTCAATACCTTCTTCAGTGAGACTGGAGCAGGAAAACACGTCCCTCGTGCTGTGTTTGTGGACCTGGAGCCAGCAGTGATAG ATGAAGTTAGGACTGGGACATACAGGCAACTCTTTCATCCCGAACAACTGATATCTGGTAAAGAAGATGCTGCAAACAACTATGCTCGAGGTCATTACACAGTTGGGAAGGAGATAATTGACTTGGTCCTGGAGCGCATCAGGAAACTG tcagACCAGTGCACTGGTTTGCAGGGTTTCCTGATTTTCCACAGCTTTGGGGGAGGCACCGGCTCAGGTTTCACTTCCCTGCTGATGGAGCGCCTGTCTGTTGACTATGGGAAAAAGTCCAAATTGGAATTTGCCATCTACCCTGCACCACAGGTCTCAACAGCTGTTGTTGAGCCGTACAACTCCATCCTGACCACCCACACCACTCTGGAGCATTCTGACTGTGCCTTCATGGTGGACAACGAGGCCATCTATGACATTTGCCGTAGGAATCTGGACATTGAGCGCCCGACCTACACCAACCTCAATCGCCTCATTGGTCAGATCGTGTCTTCCATTACTGCTTCCCTCAGATTCGACGGTGCCTTAAACGTGGATCTCACGGAATTCCAGACGAACCTGGTGCCTTACCCTCGTATCCACTTCCCGTTGGTAACGTATTCCCCAATTATTTCAGCAGAGAAGGCCTATCACGAGCAGCTCTCTGTGTCTGAGATAACCAACGCGTGCTTTGAGCCTTCCAATCAGATGGTGAAGTGCGACCCTCGCCATGGCAAGTACATGGCCTGCTGCATGCTGTACCGGGGGGATGTGGTCCCCAAGGACGTCAACGCTGCTATTGCTGCTATCAAAACCAAGCGCACGATCCAGTTTGTGGACTGGTGCCCTACTGGTTTTAAG GTTGGCATCAATTACCAGCCACCAACAGTGGTTCCTGGTGGGGACCTGGCCAAAGTGCAGCGGGCGGTGTGCATGCTGAGCAACACTACAGCCATTGCTGAGGCGTGGGCTCGTCTTGACCACAAGTTCGATCTGATGTATGCCAAACGTGCCTTTGTGCACTGGTATGTTGGAGAAGGGATGGAGGAAGGGGAATTCTCAGAGGCTCGGGAAGATTTGGCTGCACTTGAAAAAGATTATGAAGAAGTGGGCACAGACTCGATGGATGGAGAAGACGAAGGCGAAGAATACTGA